The window TCCAACAGAACTACCAAAAAATGAAACTATGGTTTTTGGAAAAGTGACATCTCATCAATTTGGTAAATTCTTAGctatatacttgtatattatttacacaaaactaatttttaatggcATACTGGatcaaatctaattttaattaatgtttttcccatttccatagaaaaaaagattacttgAATGCATTATAAGAGACATTTCTCACTGAAACATGTTGCTGTTTTATACTGTCATTTGAGCTGAATTTACTATTGGtagaattactgaaataaaaagatATGGATTTAGGTTatggtaaaaaaagttaaaactgaattgtatttttttatttagatgttatttaattattttttttattttaaagatcttGGATATACTGCTTCAAGTATGTTAAGTGAAAGATTTGAGATGGATAAAATGCTGATTAAAAAACACCAGACTATTGCTGGGAATCAAACCCAAGAAGAAATTATCTAGAAACTAGCATGCAAAGAATTACACCTACAGGATGtgtgtttggttttttttataagttcaaatgttttaagatttggaattttttcctgattgtataataatatttagagattttaatctttttcattgcAACAAGACCCAAtgacaaaagtaaacaaaactgttttgtcatatgttaataaaaaaatcacattaagtTTACATTTGATttggtttatcattaaaaattttaatgactttattttttgaaaataaaaactattaatattaacaaattatcttgctacatttaaaaagaattaattttgataaatctataataattagttaaaatatcatTTCCAACTAACTTGAAATTTAGTTGAATTTAGTTCTATTTTGGAAAGTGGTTGCAGGTTTGTTTTTCATCCATAAAGTTCAGGTTTTCAATTCTGGttaattatgacattttttcaaattatgacATTATTTCTTCAAGTAGTTGGTTGGTATTTGGAAGGACATTAAGCCACAAAAAAAATCCTACAGTGTATACAGGGAATCCTGCAGAAAGGGACTTAATAGAAGAGGGAATACCTTAAACTGTTGCTTTACACCATTTTTACTAGTGTCTCTTACAGGTGTGACATTTCTAAACCACCTGAGGTACAAGAGGCTCTGGTCAGAATTTCTTTCTTTAGGTGAGATGATGTTTGTAAAAAAAGTGAAGGTGTAATATGTAAGgctaaatattattacattatgacAGATTTGGCATACTGTCAAATACACACAACTAAACATCTGACTCTGTGtagaaagcaatggaaaacctCTTCGGTCCTCATTTCTTGGCATGGAATTCTTATTATTCTTGAGAAGTATATTATGTACAATAATGATTTATGTCAGGCCACTATTGATAGTTtggttatatatgtatatatattttgtaattttatgcagttttatttaaattttcattattatcttcatattctgtattttttaatgcaatgttaaaaaacaaacttttaaacttaataatttaatgacatatatattaatagagattataacaaaatagtaatttataatttaaaaaaggacatTGACTCcagttacattaataattaaaattaattactcaataTGCATCTCGgaaagtttaaaattacttttctgaataaagtagagaaaaatttaataaaattaattattactaagaaTTGCTGGAAcgttatgcaataaaaaaagaatttcaaaccATGTTTTGTCtgcaataaaagatataaattatcactgtaatataaactacataaatttgttttaaaattttacttttaaaacttattttttttttttattgtaggtttAGTTGTTTCTGCATTCATTGCTTTAGCACCAGCAGTAGTAGGGATCTCAAGTTTACTTCTTCTAATTGGAGCGAAAaaggtatattaaattaaaaacaacaataattttttttgtatcttttcaaaTTTCCATATTCCTCTCCTAACCCTCCCAACCATTAtagttttttatgatattattagtCCATCCaatcttaaaattatagtaaaataaagcaGATGCTtctatccatttttatttttttatctcttcctcattaattaacatcttttacaattaatgttaatattatcttttacgattaatattacaattacaaagaacaaattacaattacaaagggaactttttatttacagtccaattatacatggactcttatcacctttgaaatagttcccttggaaagCCACATaacgcttcaaacagttttccctcTTCATAGTAGTGTTAGAACTCAGAAATTGGAATACCcatcagatggtcggttacatattttttttgttttttgttgttctaAAATGGTAtcctttgaagtgtttttttaaaaatcagtatcaGAAAAAAGTCGCTGGAACTCAAGTTCAGGTGAATTAggtggttgaggaattacaggaatatttttctttggcaaaaactcattaattggagagtgcagtgtgacaaggtgcactgtcatgatgcagcatccagttatccttgatggctggtctcacacgggcaactcttttccacagtctttcaagaatttctcggtaaacatattgatttacagtctgttctgtaggcaaaaactccttatagacaatgccattactattgaagaaacaaattaacatggtctgatttgctcatttttgcttttttgggacgtaactgattcctggccatctgaaaatgctttaaaccacctaaaaacttgggcttgttACAGAGAGTCATCTCCATatgttcttttcaatttttaaaaagtttcagtatcaTTCTCACAGAGtctaacacaaaacttgattgcacaacgttgctcataattagtatcactcacttttgtaacatacaacaaaaatttgttttatgaaaagttttgttACGTCTCAtgggcaacaatagactaaaaatattaatacctataATATAAATCagtgttcatataaccatatgtttactagtaactttacagtgttgccactttggctgccaaaaaagaataatctcattgctttatttacagacctcatataccATCCAAAATATGTACACATTACCATCCTTCTTCAATTGTTGGCTGAAATCTAGATACGTATAATTTTTTGGACATAAATAATACTGCTAGCTCTTTTTGACTGATTTTGCTATGTTTTAACAGCAAAgggattaattaaaacataaataaatatactatattaagtaataatatattactgttaTAACACAGTAATAATAGTCTGTGCTATGTTCAGCCAACGGTCAACTCATCTAAGAAAATGAAGGGTTGGAAGAGTCACTGCAGTAGTGGTTGAGAACATTTATATTAGTAACGCTAACTGGAGTTGTATTTATAATACTAGCCAACTGTTAAGCAAACAAACCAAGTAAAACGCGTTGTATGAATTGAccttcttattaattaattagtaattaattggCATTCCAGTTGATTCCAAATACCAATGTTTTTTTGATTATGTAATTGGATTTTTTACATCCATGGTTCATCAGACCAAAAcatgttgttaattagaacccaacaaCAGAATGGTAGCCAGGAACAATGACAAGGAGCCATTAACAACTGGTCTGGCTGAACCTTGGATTATCTACTTCCTGGATGAAAAAAATCCACTGATCATCTGCAATAATGCATATTACTGAATgtgttagtttataatttttttttatgaataaaataaagcacCTTGTATCACACACTTGTATATGTAGCTGAGCTTATTCATATCGCTACTaattaaaatttggatttggGCAGTAAATAGATTTTTGATGCTAAACTGAGGCAACATATTATCACTAATGTTAATAAGTTctatttttgtatcatttatattattttcccttataaaatgactaaaataattttttatgttcacagAAAATGCCATATTTGTTGTTGCCATGGCTTGTAGGAatgacagttttaattttaacatacatgggactgttattaatatttttatttatattatgtactgATGGATCTCTGGATAAACACTTTATATCTGTATTTACTAAAATAGGTAAGTGTCttttgatttagttttattataagtcCTTTAAGAATATTACAATGGGAATAAGGTGTTGTACACAATACTAATTAAACCTTGCATGAACATAAGTGCTATTAATATTGTAATCTAAAACTAAAACTACATATAATGTtcatgcaatttatttaaatacaggatacgttaaatcattcaaatatttatgtctgataaggttaaataataaattatatttggatttaaacattttattgttttaatttaatagttcaaGACTGATTAACAAATTTCTCACACGAGCAAAATCGTAGTATATATCTTGTTTATTAGCTTGGTCTCCATCAAGATGCTGTCATTGCAAATCCCCTGATCGATGTTTCAATCagtgatttttatcttttactttcacAAACATTTTCTAGTGAACATCTTTCTTCTAAACCTGTTCTGTAGCCTTTTCTTAGTGTCTATTCATCTTCTTACAAAAGACAACCCTTATGCTAATTTTCATGTACCGTATAATTGAAAGAAGAcaaccaattaaaaaattctttcttttcaattattttttttgttgggtTATAATCAATCAAATTTATCTCATATCTAAGAATAATTTCTCTATGTGATAAAAGTTATCACCAGGTCCAGATTCAAATAACATCTTGAACCTGTAGGGGAAAGACATCCAGTTTGTGACAATTCCAGCCTCCACAGCATCCTCATTGTTCCTAGTTCTGAAGGGCATTAACAAAGGTCAATtgaaagaactgaaaaatattataaagtgcctttgaaaaataatttaattgatataaaacaaaattaaggtgGATGAATATGAGTAAAAAACCAACAGGAAAGAAATTTAAACAGGTATCAACTATTTTGAAAGTTTGCCTTAATAGAAACACTAttgaagatttttatataaaacataaagtgggctaagatgtaaaaaaactacttccaatgattaaattaaaaatttattttcatatgagcatatttgtgtattttgtatgtatgttGTAAACGTGGGATACGGATGAAAATAatgtacgttaaaaaataaactttttagccACTAGACTGAACAAAGACTAATACTAAATTGGATGATATTTTACCCACAAAATGTAATTTCATGGAGAAGTTAGATCACATATTTCCTCAATAAATTTTGGATAGACATCAACAAAAACTTAAGTGAATTCCtatacaataattacattactACAGTGTTAATAAAAAGATGTAACTGCTTCCAACAGAATTCTTTAATAGCAAACTATTGTGATGGGCATTAACTGACCAAATGAATTTTGTACCTTTACCTTTAAAACACTGTACCACCATTGATTAATGTAGAAATATTAATTCATAgcttaaaaattcacaaaataaagtaattaatttgttgaaaatgtgTACCAAAATTAATCCGATTGAAAGAGTAGTTACTAGTAATGAGTTTACCAGTACAAGTAAATAaatctcaaataaaattatctgttaacAAGAAcattatcagttatttaacaaaaaaaaaaagtgggtgGTGTCACATGCAGTGACAATCtgagaaaatattcatattaactaaaaaaatttggtcaaaatagaaaaaaaatctaactggTATCAGTTGTTGGTAACTCATATATAACCAGACTTTCAATTCCCACACCTGTATATGTTACTTTATTCTGACAGAAATGAGCtcaaatataatgaaacataTTAGCTCAACAAACATTACTGGTAATACCATATTGGCCCGAATATAagactatatttttttcagaaaaatataactataaaaattgtattcgTCTTATATGTGCTGCCTAACATATAAAAGGACATATAAGCTAGAGGGTTTTATACTGTTTTTGCATTTACGAGACTGGCTTGTTATGAGAGAAACATGTGCGCATCGCAGCAGAGCTCAAGGTCAAAACTAAACCGACATTTTTCTAACTTTGTCATTGATATGTTCGTCATACAAGCATAAATTCATTccatgcattattttttaatatttttaatgcgcatatgtgaatttttgtttttatttttttttttgtgtatgtgaaTTTTGCAACAGTGGATTTATCATATTTctgactttttaatttattaaacgtcATAGTCACGTGATGTACACAATTTGTTCTTAACTCGGAGCACATGCGCAGTCGTACTCTGTTCATTACCGCACCGGTAGATGGCAGTAGTTTTAGGTTACCTATCATGAACGGAAAGTGTTGCATGGAGAGTATCTTCGTTATTGCAGATAAATAAAGGAGAAAGGAGAAGTTATAATACAAACTTCAAATTGTGTGTTTTACGTGAggcaaaatgaaataataacttaGAAGCTTCGAAAAAGTTTGGTGTTTTGAATGCAATATTTGATGTTGGtggaaagaagaagaaaagtttcaaaataccGGTGAAACATGGAAAGCATTCAGAGGACCCAAAAATGGGAAATTTGAGATAagcttgtttttttatatgtgcaGGAGAAATGAAATGAAGGCTTGCCAATAAATCGCAAAGTGATTCGAATGAAAGCGTTGGAGGTGGCATGTGGATTAAGTATTGACATTGACGTAGATAAACATACGGGCAATGAAAATTCACGCATTAGTCATGTTAGCAGTTACCAAAGTTGGAAGAAAAATTCCACCTTATGTCATATTAGAGAGATAAACACTGCCAAAGGAACAGTTGCCAGCTGTAGTTGTTTTTACAACTCAGAAGAAGGGATGAATAACCAAACAACTGATGGCAGATTGGCTGAAGGTAGTTTGGGGACGTTGACTAGGTGCTTTACTATGGCAGAGGGGGATGATAGTTCTGGATTCATTTCATGGGCACACATTGAAGAAGAAGAGGTAAGTTGCTGAAATGAACACTGATCTTGTGATCTTGTTGTGATCCCTGGAAGAATGACTTCCCAACTTCAGGTCCTTGACGTTGTCAATAAGCCTTTTAAGGTTCATCTGTGGAAGGAATACAATGCCTGGTTGTGTAAAGAGGACCATGCATTGACTCCAACAGCCAAGTTGATAAAATCAAACCTACAGCTGTTGGCCATACGGATAACCACAGCTTGGAGTGCGATCAAGTGTGAAACAATCATCAAAGGGTTCAAGAAGTGTTGTGTTTCTAATAAGATGAATGGTGATGAAGATGATGAACTGTGGAAAGATTCTAGCTCTGAATCTAGTTCCGGTAGTGAAGATGAACTGGGAGAGGAGGAGGAGGTTGATGACTGGGAATGATATCTAATTACATTATGTTAAAATAgaagtattgatttttaattttactttaaggtatggttattatttatttatagttaaaatttcaatatgttttGATTAAATACGTCAAAGCAGTCTTAAATgtgactatttaattttttctagtaaaCACCCCTCAAAAACTCAGGGTTGTATTATATGCGAGGCCATCTTTTATTTGAGCCAATATGGTAGATTACAGTAGATTTAGTAGATTGCAGTAACTGCTATCAGAAAGTATTGAAATCATCTCGTCAACTGATGTGTAATTGGATCAAAATAATcagtgaaatatttaattgagGATGCAGTGTAAAGGTTgtcattaattcaattatttcttcttgaagaaaagaaaaattaagaat of the Lycorma delicatula isolate Av1 chromosome 10, ASM4794821v1, whole genome shotgun sequence genome contains:
- the LOC142331313 gene encoding uncharacterized protein LOC142331313: MKMGLPTVKESCCGCALETGTKIIGYVHLILSCVLFLFVGTVAATILGEGTDVETSTVSPVPTELPKNETMVFGKVTSHQFGLVVSAFIALAPAVVGISSLLLLIGAKKKMPYLLLPWLVGMTVLILTYMGLLLIFLFILCTDGSLDKHFISVFTKIGVSCYCYLVVYSFYKELRDDEESQQSYVC